In Brachyhypopomus gauderio isolate BG-103 chromosome 2, BGAUD_0.2, whole genome shotgun sequence, the DNA window TAACCAGGAACATAAGCAGAATTTTGCCATTGCGCTCAGACAGGACTAAGTAAATGTGGCGTGctgttctcctcctcactcccttcGGTCACCTCCTCAGTACCGGCGCCGCCTGGAGGTGGAGAAGATGCGGCTGGCCGAGGAGGAGAAGCTGCGGAACCAGATGAGCGCCAGGCGGGCCAAGGCCGAGGCAGAGCGCATGCACCAGGAGCGCATGGCCCGGCTGGCCCGCGAGGATGCGGAGcgggagaagaaggagaaggaggaggcgCGCAGGAAGAAGGAGCTGCTGGAGCAGATGGAGAAGGCTCGCCACGAACCCGTCAACGACTCCGACATGGTGGACAAGATGTTCGGCTTCCTCGGGACCACAAACTCCCTGCCTGGACAGGAAGGCCAGGCACCAACCGGATTTGAGGTaaaacattaaattaaaacagctCCCTCTTTTGGTCAGGCTGGGTATCACCAAACTTGACATGAAACGTGAAAGGCCATCGTAGCGTGATGTTGGTGTGAGCATGTGCACCCTGTTGGCCAGGACCTGGAGCGAGGCCCGGCACAgctggaggaagaggacctGGATGAGGCTCTTCCTCTCcccgaggaggacgaggaggaccTCTCCGAGTACAAGTTCGCCAAGTTTGCAGCCACCTACTTCCAGggcacgagcacacacacctacatgcgCCGGCCCCTCAAACAACCGCTGCTTTTCCACGATGACGAGGGCGATCAGCTGGTATGGATGTGCCTCTGTCTCCTTCCACCTATGGCAACGGACAACGTTTAATGCCTTAAATGAGATCTTCCTGGCCTCAGAGTTCAGTGCTTTTGTTATGGGGGTTTTggggggttttgtgtgtgtgtgtgtgtgtgtgtgtgtgttgcaggcagCACTGGCGGTCTGGATCACCGTCCTGCGCTTCATGGGTGACCTTCCTGAGCCCAAGTACCACACGGCCATCAGCGATGGGAGCGAAAAAATCCCAGTGATGACCAAGATTTACGAGACTCTAGGCAAGAAGACCTACAAGAGAGAACTGCAGGCCCTACAGAGTGAAGGCGAGGTGGGGCCCGAGACATGGCCACGTGCAGCCAAGCACACGCTACTGATCTGCTTTTGAATGTGCTCATTTTGAATACATGTTTTTCAGTTATGAACTTGGTGTAGATTGTAGATTGATGTAGAGTGCAGCATCTTGGGCCTTGACTGACTAACTAACCGCAGGACTTCAGTGACGGACACGAAAGTCATTGATTGGTAGACCCATTAGTCATTAAGTCATTTAGTTGTGACTGCATTAAAGAAAATCACTACTGGCACTGACTTTTGAATACTACTGTACTATACCTATTGAATACTACTCATAGGAGACATTCCcatttttacagttttaaagTCAAAAGCACATGATTGCGTGTTAAGGATGAAGGCCATTTTGACAGTGTTACTTCACCAGCCCAGGAGCAGCAGTCTAGCGAGCTGATGATAAATGAAGTTCTCCTCATCATCCTGCAGAATTCACACGTGGATAGTCACAAGAAGAACAGTGTCCGTCACAAGCTGGTGTCCCTCACCCTTAAGAAGAAGTCAAAGATCACTGAAGAGGTGAGCGATGATACCTTGGTTATGGAATCTGAATATGATGCTTGTAGACATCTTTTTCCTCTCACTGTGTTCTATCTTTCAGAAaagcttttttttcccctttaccATATTTAGATCTGCCCTACTTTCTAAAATATATATTCTGAGCCTGTGAGAATTGCTATTTACATTGGCTTGTGGGCAGGAGTGCCATCAGTGTTCAGGAGTAAAGTACAGGGAGTGCAGCGCGTCATCCTGACTTTACAATGACAAGTGTGAGTCACGCATAACCGTGTCAAACGTGACGTTTTGGTGTCAGGTGACCAAGCGTCTAACGGACGGGGAGTACACCGTGCATGGCAACAGTATGCTAGAGGACCGGCCTACGTCCAACCTGGAGAAACTTCACTTCATCATCGGCAACGGAATCCTCCGCCCAACCCTCAGGTCAAGCCTGCACCAGCAGATATTTTAAAataaccacaccaacaccaaagAGCGTTATCTCTCACAGGCATCAGACCAACACTCCAAGGTTAATTGCTAACTAAAGAACACAAAATACCATACAAAACACCACAAATAAGAAATATAAACTTTCATAGACATCCAAAGTCTCTAAAGGTAACTAAATCTCCAGATACACCACAAGCATTTTCCAGCTTTACTGTCAGTCAAATGTATTCATATAATGCTTATTATAACAGTCGCTCTCACATGGCATCTTATAACATGTCTGTGTCCAAGCCCCCAGTAAACAAGCCAAAgatgacagtggcaaggaacccccctcccccatgaGAATAAAGAAGAACTTGAGAGGAACTGTGACTCAGAGGGGGGACCCATAGCTCTGGTTAACGGCTTTAGTTCTGTGAGCTCAGCCTCATCTGGTTGCTGTTGTCCACAGAGACGAGATCTACTGTCAGATTTGCAAGCAGCTGACCCAGAACCCGTCCAAAAGTAGCCACGCCCGCGGCTGGATCctcctgtccctgtgtgtgggCTGCTTTGCCCCCTCTGAGAAGTTTGTGAAGGTGAGAGGACTTTGTAATGCTGGGAGGAGTTTATGATGCTGGGAGGAGTTTGTGATGGTGGGGGGAGTTTGTGATTGTTAGGAGATGTttgtgatggtgggaggagtttgTGATGCTGGGAGGAGTTTGTGATTATTAGAAGATGTttgtgatggtgggaggagtttgTAATGCTGGGAGGAGTTTGTGATTATTAGAAGATGTttgtgatggtgggaggtgtttgtgatggtgggaggtgtttgtgatggtgggaggagtttgtgatggtgggaggggtttgtgatggtgggaggagtttgTGATGGTGGGAGGGGTTTGTGATGGTGGGAGGGGTTTGTGAAGGTGAGAGTAGTTAAAACGACCCTTTTTCTGTTTCCAGTTATCTTACTATTCTACTAGTCTACTGTACTAGTAGATTTACCTAACCATAACAAATTGTATTTTAATAGAGCACAAGCAAAACATTTGCATTTGTGCTCGCATCAAGAATCAGTAcgaaatattgaaaatattaGAACCTTTGgtccttttttttttgctttgctcTTCTCTGTGCAGTACTTGAGGAACTTCATTAATGAAGGTCCCCCAGGCTACGCTCCGTACTGCGAGGAGAGGCTCAGGAGAACGTTCGTGAACGGCACCCGCACTCAGCCTCCCTCCTGGCTTGAGCTCCAGGTAAGCTGTCACCTGTTGATATGAAGCAGTAATTTGAAGCTTTTCCTTAATGTGGCTTTGCCATCGAGGACAAGTTGGGATCCACTGTGTCTCTGGTCCATTAGGCCACCAAGTCTAAGAAGCCCATCATGCTCCCAGTGACCTTCATGGACGGCACCACCAAGACCCTGTTGACGGACTCGGCAACCACAGCCAAGGAACTCTGCAATGCGCTAGCTGACAAGATCAACCTGAGAGATCGCTTCGGTTTCTCCCTCTACATAGCTCTGTTTGACAAGGTGctcagacgcacacacacacacacacacacacacacacacacacacacacacacacacacacacacacacacacacacacttcactcttCACTCTTCACTCTTACACACTTATTACTCTGAGAGCCACTGCAGGTTTAATTTTGACTGTTGAATGTGCTCTGCTATTTTCTCACATGCATTTGCACTTTGATGGAGTTGTATTTTCTCTCGTGCACTGTGATGGAGTTGTATTTTCTCACATGCGCTGTGATGGAGCTGTATTTTCTCACGTGTGCTGTGATGGAGCTGTATTTTCTCACATGTGCTGTGATGGAGCTGTATTTTCTCACGTGTGCTGTGATGGTCCTGAATTTTCTCACATGCGCTGTGATGGAGCTGTATTTTCTCACGTGTGCTGTGATGGACCTGTATTTTCTCACATGCGCTGTGATGGAGCTGTATTTTCTCACGTGTGCTGTGATGGAGCTGTTTGCCTGCTGTCCGTCCCATAGACTCTcacctggccccgcccactcttGTTCAATGTCCCCAGGTGTCATCTCTAGGCAGCGGTAATGACCATGTAATGGACGCTGTGTCTCAGTGTGAACAATATGCCAAGGAGCAGGGAGCACAGGAGCGCAACGCCCCCTGGAGGCTGTTCTTCAGGAAGGAGATTTTCACACCCTGGCACGACCCCACCGAGGACAGTGTGGCCACTAATCTCATCTACCAGCAGATTGTACGCGGGGTCAAATTCGGAGAGTACCGTTGTGACCGGGTGAGGTCACATCTGCATGGTGGTACAGTCTCTGTGTAATTAGGGACTAATAGTCTTTTAATTTTTGTTTCTTCAGTTCTTTACCCACAGTTTAACCACTGTGGTGTCTTATTAGTGTCTTAAACACTTCTTTTATGTATTAGGCAGCCAATAATGTATTTGCTTACATTCAGTTCAAATGTAATTGTATAGCACAACATTACAAAGCGGCTTTGCAGAAATCAGCTTTAGAGAGAATGTGGAAAAAGCCAGAGGTGACGGTTCAAAGCAAAACTCCCTCAGTGCAAAAATAAGAAGGATAAAGAGGAAGCAAGGCTAGAATACACTGTCTTCTGCTCAACAGCGGGCGACAAACTAACAAACCAAAGCAAATAAAGTTGCTtttttctcatctctctctcttccctcattGGAATCCTCCGGTTTCTCACCATCtattcctccacccctccacccctccactcatcCGCCACGACAGGACGACCTGGCGGAGCTGGCCTCGCAGCAGTACTACGTGGACTACGGCGCTGAGATCTTGCTGGAGCGTCTCCTGAGCCTCATTCCTTCCTACGTCCCCGACCGCGACATCAGCTCCACCAAGACCGTGGAGAAGTGGGCCCACTTCATCATGGCTGCCCACAAAAAGGTGCACAGACGAGCTTCCGTGGATCCGTGTGATCTCAGACGCTGGGCTGCTTCGCTAATGCCAGTCGACCCTCGGCTCATGACCTCAAGTTGTTGGTAATATCAGCGTAAATTAATGTACACGAAACCTGTTCTTTTCTACAGGGCATTTACACACAGAAGCATGTGGATCCTCAGAAAGTCAAAGAGGAAGTGGTCGATTTTGCTCGATACAAGTGGCCTTTATTGTTCTCCAGATTCTACGAAGCCTTTAAGTTTTCAGGTACTGCACATTCATTGAACTCAACTACAAAGTGATATTCGTGGTGTACTAGTGCAACATACATATGAGTGCTAActtgttctctctttctcctgcgtgTCTCACAGGCCCCAGTCTGCCTAAGAACGATGTGATTGTAGCGGTGAACTGGACTGGGGTTTACTTTGTGGATGAGCAAGAACAGGTCCTTCTAGAACTCTCTTTCCCAGAGATCAATGCTGTCTCCAGCAGCAGGTACGACAACATAATGAACCATTTAAAAACGGGTGAATGCATTTGAACAGCTTAGCCAGGACTGTGTGGTTCTAACAGGGGAGGGAAACTCCTGGGACAGAGCTTCACGGTGGCCACCATTAAAGGAGACGAATACACTTTCACCTCCAACAATGCTGAGGACATACGTGACCTGGTCGTCACCTTTCTTGAGGGCCTCAGGAAGAGGTCGAAGTTCGTGGTGGCACTGCAAGATAACCCAAGCCCAGGTGTGGTAGACTGTTCACTGCCCCTGCTATCTGCTATCTGAAGTCTCACAGGACTTCACACCACAGCTGTTAGATGAATTGTAACTTCTACCCAGCAAAGATCCAGGAAAAAATGGCAAAGATATACAGTTTCATCCTTGACTCCTGCTGCTGTACACATTTTACAGTTCTACACGTTTTACATTCACatttggcatttagcagactctCTTATTCAGAGCAACTGTGCTTTGTCATCTACTCACAGAATGTATCCTAGCTAGTACATTCAAAATTACCAAAATTGAGCAACAAAGTCACTGCCGTCTCTCCTGGACCAGCTGGTGATGATTCGACGTTCCTGAGCTTCGCAAAGGGTGACCTCATCattttggaccaggacacagGCGAGCAGGTCATGACCTCTGGCTGGGCACATGGGGTCAACGACAGAACCAAACAGAAAGGAGACTTCCCAGCGGACTGCGTCTATGTGCTGCCCACCGTGACCAGGCCTCAGCTGGATATTGTGGTCAGTGAAATGTGCTCATGTCGAATGTTCAATAGATATCGTGCTTTCATGTGAGAATCTGATTTTGGGGGAAATCGGGAGATGCAACCTGTGAAGATGTTCTTTACTTTAAGATGCTCCTGAGATCTTCTTCGCTTCACATCTTCCTGACTCACAGCGGATGGGCACAGATCCTGTCCTCTGAGCATTTTTTATCATTCCTATCGCATCTCTCACTTCCTGTCTCTCACGAGCACATCCTGTCTCTTACCCACACTAATATATCATCACTCTTCTCCTGCTGTTCTTCTTTCCCTCTGCCACTACCTGCACCTGTGACTAAGGCTCTGGTTACCATGACACCAGACCAGCGCCAGGAGTCGATCCGCGTGTCTCACGTAGTTCTGCCAGAGAGTGTAGAGCGGGAGAAGCCGTACACCCTGGAGGAGTTCTCCTACGACCACTTcaggtaaacaaacaaacaaacaaacaaacaaacaaactctaCCCATGCCATGTATCTCTAGCATTAAAAGTTTGATTTAACATCTTTTCATGAGGAGTGCTCCAAAAAATTTATATCTGTCCAAAACTACATATTTGACCTCCTGTAAATAAACTACATATTTGACCTCCTGTAAATAAGCTACATATTTGACCTCCTGTAAATAAACTATTATGCTTCCTCAGTAGGAAGTAAATCAATAGCATTATTCCATCGTTCATTTCTGCTGTTTTACAGAAGTATAATGCAAAAAgacagaattcctagcaactctTCAGTGAACTCTGAACTCTGAACTCGGTCCTGTAGGCCCCCTCCCAAGCACACGCTGAGCCGGGTGATGATCACGAAGAACCGTGGCAAGGACAAACTGTGGAGCTGCACGAGAGAGCCGCTCAAACAGCCTCTGCTCAAGAAGGTCCTGGTTCACGAGGAGCTTTCCCAGGATGCCTGCCTGGCCTTCATCGATATCCTTTTACCTCTGGGCATCGTTTGAAGAAAAGGGAGAGTGTTAGGGGGCCACAGTAGAGGGAAGGGTAGTGATTACCACGCCTCACCGCCCTGGGTCGGGTCTCGAAGGACTTGGTCTTTGGCTGATACGCTGGCCCAGGTGTGAGAGAACAGACAGAGCACTGGATTCTGTGTTTGGACCTGGAATTAAACAAGAATGTGGAATGACTGTGGTGCAATTAACTGTGGTGCTTTTGAATTAAGGAATAAATAAATGATTCAACCAAGAGCTGAATTTAAAATGCATGCATATAAGGATGAAACAGACTGCCTCACACTGGGCTATGAAATGAATGTGCTATGCAAAACCAAGGGTTTCCTTAACATGTCCCTCTGCACCTATAATGAAGTATATGGGGGATTATCCATCCAAACGAACTCGTTCAGTCAACGAACTCACAGATCAAATCTTTGAAGGACCACTGAAGGCAGAGCCTCTGAAAGATGAGCTCTTCTGTCAGATTCTCAAACAGCTCACTGACAATCATATCAAGTGAGTCCTATGGCAGGAGTgaccaacctgcggctctttgcctggtttcatgcggctccccagccggtccgcactctcacctgcactaacggtctgtgctgtggcccggttacctcatcagctctgagggcgacacactgctacatgtttgtggtgcgcggtttgtttacaagcctagcgagctactaatacttttaaaaccggcgtagtggaaaacacgcatttgactgtcttcatacGCTCAaacgagttactaattcgcccCTCCGGTCAACAGTCtacactcaacaaattacaatgcccatgtatgatgtggccctttgccgtaacacagtaaaacaaagtggctcttggtctctgacgggttggccacccctgtccTATGGTATATCCATCTAGGTCTTTAGCTTTCCTTACTGTCCATGGTTTGCGGATCTCAAAACAAACATGCATTTCCCTGACCAAATCGAAGTCATGTGCCTTTAGAAATACGGATGATTGACATTTGTTTATAGCAGTGTGACAACATAAatagcgtctgtgtgtgtgtgtgtgcgtctgtgtgtgcgtgcgtttgtgcgtctgtgtgtgcgtgcgtgcgtgtgtgtgtgtgtgcatgcgtgcgtgtacatgtatgtgcagGTACAGTGAGGAAAAGGGCTGGGAGTTGCTCTGGTTGTGCACTGGTCTCTTTCCTCCCAGTAATGTCCTCCTGCCCCACGTCCAGAGGTTCCTACAGTCCAAGAAGCACCACCCACTCGCCCTAGATTGCATGCAGAGAGTGCACAAAGCCTTACGGTATggcccccccaaccccacccccaccatacacacacacacacacacacacacacacacacacacacacacatacagaaggaCAGACAGTCGCATATGTTGCCTCCTTTGGGTCTTAAAACTAAATTAAGGATCCAGAAATGCAAAGCTAATCTAAGATAATGATGTAGCCAAATATGTTGGTGTTTTATAAAACTGTATTAGGTTATAACACTGCCAAATGTATTTAGGCTTACCAGTTTAATTTAAATACTAGACACTCGAGGGGatggtaaaaaaaaaccttccatcctagtctcctctctctccatctctaatactctctctctcccctttctctatctccctctctccctctttctgtcccctttctatctctccctctttctctctcctcctctcttcccatctttctctttctcttttttcctcttccctctttctctccccctctttttatttctctctctcttcctctttttctctctctccctctctgtctcttcataCATTCTCAGCAACTCTGTTTCTGGTTACTCCCTCCCCTGGTTTCTGTTAAAGTGTAATTTCCAATAAAAAGAGTTCAGTTTGGAACAGCACCTCTGGGATATTTTGTACTTTGCTGTGTAACAGGAACGGCTCCAGGAAGTATCCGCCACACTTGGTGGAAGTGGAGGCTATCCAGCACAAGACAACACAGATCTTTCACAAAGTGTACTTCCCCGACGACACCGATGAGGTACCACAGAACGTGAACATTTATGTTACATGAACGCACATATTATTGGATATAGTCGTGGTCGCCCAGGAGACCATTATGCAGGCAATTCCATTTTTCTGAGTATACTGTAAATGATCTGAAAAAACCAGGGATGATACATCTATTGTGCTCCAATGTTGCCATCGACTTTGGGGTATGGTCGTTAGCCCCAGCCTGTGTGAGCTTAGAGACGACTTCCACACAGACAGCTTGGAGGACACTCCCTCTCCATCTTTTATTTGGGGGATGAAAAAAGTCTAATTATTATGCTGACTGACTTTGTCAAAGATGAATTCATTTTCTGCTTGGTATGAGATTAGAGTCACTCTATTCAGGCCAGCAGTGTCTGTCCTCTGATGTCTGAATGTCCCTTTTAGGGTAAAGTGCTTCCATTTTCTTGATCTAGTGTAACTTTACAATTTATTAGAGGTCAAACTGAAAGACATGCCATAaatgcaacaccccccccccccctcaattttttgctcactctgtctcactgtctttgtctcactctctcttttctctccttccaTGTCTTTCCCAGGCTTTTGAGGTGGAGTCCAGTACAAAGGCTAAAGACTTCTGTATGAACATCTCTGGAAGACTGCTGCTCAAGTCTCCAGAGGGCTTCAGTCTGTTTGTAAAGATTTCTGATAAGGTACTTTGTCCATATCTGTCATGGAAAAATGCAGTGAATCCAAAATCATTCAATGCACTCCATTTCTCACTCATATACCTGATCACCTGCTAACTCATATACCTGATCACCTGCTAACTATAACTCTCACAGTATAGTTCAGTCACATAAGATAAAATAAACAGGAATCATGAAACTCACCACAGCATTAAAAGTATGACAAATGACCAGCATTTAACTTTACAGAAAAATGTATAACAGTATATTTTAACCTTTTACCTGCTAGGTCATAAGTGTCCCCGAAGGTGATTTCTTCTTTGACTTTGTTCGTCATCTCACTGACTGGATCAAGAAAGCCAGGCCTGCTAAGGATGGTATAGTTCCAGCAGAGTTTCTCATCACAATGATTAATTTCTTCGTTTCAGCTCCTGGTTCACTCAAGCTTGCTTTCATATGACCTGATTTAATCATGAAGGTTTAGACGTTGTCTTCTTCTCCTGCTGGTCAGGTATAGTACCTTCATTGACCTACCAGGTGTTCTTCATGAAGAAGCTGTGGACAAACACAGTCCCTGGGAAGGACTCGTTTGCAGACTCCATCTTCCATTATTATCAGGTAGATTACCAGTTGCAGTATGATTCAAAAGACCTTTAGTTTAATCATGGCTTGCAGCAATACACTATTGATGAGTAATACTGTGCTGACGAATCTCTGTCTGTTCTGATCCATTCTAATGAGTCTTATTTTGCTTTTGCTTTATGTAACTGCATGTAATCTCATCCATAAGTCAACCCTCACCATCATGTCCTCACTATATGTGTCTAGGAACTTCCAAAGTATCTCCGTGGTTACCATAAATGCTCCAGGGACGAAGTCTTTCAACTGGCAGCTCTGATCTACCGAGTCAAGTTTGAGGATGACAAATCCTATTTTCCCAGCATCCCCAAGTTACTAAAGGAACTGATTCCACATGACCTGATTCGCCTGCTCTCTCCTGATGACTGGAAAAGGGTGTGTTAGTCTCTGTGATAACATTTATGATAACCTAGGTCACGTTATTAGTCTGTTCCCTTCTCAGTGATATAACCTTGGTCATGTTATTAGTCTGTTCCCTTCTCAGTGATGTAACCTTGGTCACGTTATTAGCCTGTTCCCTTCTCAGTGATGTAACCTTGGTCACGTTATTAGCCTGTTCCCTTCTCAGTGATGTAACCTTGGTCACGTTATTAGCCTGTTCCCTTCTCAGTGATGTAACCTTGGTCACGTTATTAGCCTGTTCCCTTCTCAGTGATGTAACCTTTGCCTACTACAATATGGACTGACACTTGTTCCTTTTGAGGCAGTCGATTCTGGCATACTTCAACAAGCAAGCGGGCAAATCTCGGGAGGAAGCCAAGCTCATGTTTCTAAAGATCATTTTCAAGTGGACCACGTTCGGTTCGGCTTTTTTTGAAGTGAAGGTAATGATCCCGCATTACAGACAGCTGGAGATAATGAGCttttgttaacattatattacaTAATGATATTATCACCCATCACAGCAAATTAAACTATAATTAAACTATATACACACCATAGGGTATTATGCTGTCCAGTGTCTATACAGGAATATTCTGACATTGTAAATTGTAGATGTAAACATCATAAATGTTAATATGTTTCTACATGAAATTGAGATGTTTTAGGTGATTTCTGCTTGATGAGTTCTAGGAACAAATGAGTCTCGGGTGCACAGGGGACGTCTTGTACTAGAACATGGCAGGGGCGTAAGATTTACCGTCCAGATTTTGTGTGGTGGTGTCTGGGCTGGCAAGAACAGGCAGcgtcagagagggaga includes these proteins:
- the myo7aa gene encoding myosin VIIAa isoform X1, producing the protein MYKRRDYVELYQQDQAKWALIRNVNTVFKHSTLLPGDYVWLDLKTGREFEVPIGAVVKLCDSGQIQVLDDEGSEHWISPQNATNIKPMHPTSIHGVEDMIRLGDLNEAGILRNLLIRYREHLIYTYTGSILVAVNPYQLLPIYTADQIRLYTNKKIGEMPPHIFAIADNCYFNMQRNSRDQCCIISGESGAGKTESTKLILQFLAAISGQHSWIEQQVLEANPILEAFGNAKTIRNDNSSRFGKYIDIHFNKRGAIEGAKIEQYLLEKSRVCRQAQDERNYHIFYCMLKGMPPDQKKKLGLGKATDYTYLTIGNCTVCDGRDDQKEYSNIRSAMKVLMFTDVENWEISKLLASVLHLGNLSYEARTYDNLDACEVIRCAGLSTAAKLLEVDSKDLMNCLTSRTIITRGETVSTPLSIDQALDVRDAFVKGIYGRLFVWIVEKINAAIYKPPSHELKAVRRSIGLLDIFGFENFTINSFEQLCINFANENLQQFFVRHVFKLEQEEYNLENINWQHIEFTDNQDALDMIAIKPMNIISLIDEESKFPKGTDTTMLNKLNSQHKLNTNYIPPKNTYETQFGIQHFAGVVYYETRGFLEKNRDTLHGDIIQLVHSSKNKFIKQIFQADVAMFLCGYVSGGTFVLPDTPPPKGAETRKRSPTLSSQFKRSLELLMRTLGVCQPFFVRCIKPNEYKKPMLFDRELCVRQLRYSGMMETIRIRRAGYPIRYTFVEFVDRYRVLMPGVKPAYKQGDLRGTCQHIAETVLGRDDDWQMGKTKIFLKDHHDMLLEIERDKAITDKVILIQKVVRGFKDRSNFLKLKKSALFIQKTWRGYYCRKNYGAMRAGFSRLQALYRSRKLHQTYHVTRRRVTQLQARCRGYMVRRAFRHRLWAVITIQAYTRGMIARRLYARLKGEYRRRLEVEKMRLAEEEKLRNQMSARRAKAEAERMHQERMARLAREDAEREKKEKEEARRKKELLEQMEKARHEPVNDSDMVDKMFGFLGTTNSLPGQEGQAPTGFEDLERGPAQLEEEDLDEALPLPEEDEEDLSEYKFAKFAATYFQGTSTHTYMRRPLKQPLLFHDDEGDQLAALAVWITVLRFMGDLPEPKYHTAISDGSEKIPVMTKIYETLGKKTYKRELQALQSEGENSHVDSHKKNSVRHKLVSLTLKKKSKITEEVTKRLTDGEYTVHGNSMLEDRPTSNLEKLHFIIGNGILRPTLRDEIYCQICKQLTQNPSKSSHARGWILLSLCVGCFAPSEKFVKYLRNFINEGPPGYAPYCEERLRRTFVNGTRTQPPSWLELQATKSKKPIMLPVTFMDGTTKTLLTDSATTAKELCNALADKINLRDRFGFSLYIALFDKVSSLGSGNDHVMDAVSQCEQYAKEQGAQERNAPWRLFFRKEIFTPWHDPTEDSVATNLIYQQIVRGVKFGEYRCDRDDLAELASQQYYVDYGAEILLERLLSLIPSYVPDRDISSTKTVEKWAHFIMAAHKKGIYTQKHVDPQKVKEEVVDFARYKWPLLFSRFYEAFKFSGPSLPKNDVIVAVNWTGVYFVDEQEQVLLELSFPEINAVSSSRGGKLLGQSFTVATIKGDEYTFTSNNAEDIRDLVVTFLEGLRKRSKFVVALQDNPSPAGDDSTFLSFAKGDLIILDQDTGEQVMTSGWAHGVNDRTKQKGDFPADCVYVLPTVTRPQLDIVALVTMTPDQRQESIRVSHVVLPESVEREKPYTLEEFSYDHFRPPPKHTLSRVMITKNRGKDKLWSCTREPLKQPLLKKVLVHEELSQDACLAFIAIMKYMGDYPSKRTRSVNELTDQIFEGPLKAEPLKDELFCQILKQLTDNHIKYSEEKGWELLWLCTGLFPPSNVLLPHVQRFLQSKKHHPLALDCMQRVHKALRNGSRKYPPHLVEVEAIQHKTTQIFHKVYFPDDTDEAFEVESSTKAKDFCMNISGRLLLKSPEGFSLFVKISDKVISVPEGDFFFDFVRHLTDWIKKARPAKDGIVPSLTYQVFFMKKLWTNTVPGKDSFADSIFHYYQELPKYLRGYHKCSRDEVFQLAALIYRVKFEDDKSYFPSIPKLLKELIPHDLIRLLSPDDWKRSILAYFNKQAGKSREEAKLMFLKIIFKWTTFGSAFFEVKQTTETNLPEILLIAINKHGVSLIDPKTKDILTTHPFTKISNWSSGNTYFHITIGNLVRGSKLLCETSLGYKMDDLLTSYISQMLTTMSKQRSARGQSK